The Desulfosoma sp. genome has a segment encoding these proteins:
- a CDS encoding NAD(P)H-dependent oxidoreductase subunit E: MEQLLQDVDAVIDQWGAKPESLLQIMLDVNHKFNYLPKESLLRISERLRMPINQIYSVANFFKVFSLTPRGRTMVQVCTGTACHVKGAPKLIDRVRQDLGLEPGQTTEDLALTLETVNCVGACASAPVVVVNGETHSEITPNKMASLIKEIKAKSA, translated from the coding sequence ATGGAACAGTTGCTTCAGGACGTGGATGCGGTCATTGATCAGTGGGGCGCCAAGCCGGAATCCCTCTTGCAGATCATGTTGGATGTGAACCACAAGTTCAACTATCTGCCCAAGGAAAGCCTGCTGAGGATTTCTGAGCGGTTGCGCATGCCCATCAACCAGATTTATAGCGTAGCCAACTTTTTTAAGGTCTTCAGCTTAACGCCGCGTGGCCGCACCATGGTACAGGTATGTACGGGAACGGCGTGTCATGTGAAAGGGGCTCCGAAGCTTATTGACCGTGTCCGGCAGGATTTGGGTTTGGAGCCGGGACAGACCACGGAGGATTTGGCCTTGACTTTGGAAACGGTCAATTGCGTGGGGGCGTGTGCTTCGGCTCCTGTGGTGGTGGTCAATGGTGAAACCCACAGTGAGATAACCCCGAACAAGATGGCGTCCCTGATTAAAGAGATCAAAGCCAAGAGCGCGTAG
- a CDS encoding NADH-quinone oxidoreductase subunit NuoF, with protein sequence MKRLTSIQDLDALRQQILEKRKHIRKRIRVCNGTGCHSQGSQKLVDAFEKVLSEKGLTREYMVVPTGCNGFCAAGPIVVIEPEEVFYQKVKADRVLEIVERSVLGGEVIEDLLYVDPTTGNRIVHEYEIPFFAKQQRIVFKDTGSNFTRDIEDYISRGGYSALAKALSSMTPEQVIEEVKISGLRGRGGGGFPTGVKWESCRRAHGDIKYVMCNADEGDPGAYMDRSLLEGNPHQVLEGMIIGGYAIGAREGYIYVRFEYPMAVENAIWAIQQAKEYGLLGENILGTDFSLDIHVNRGAGAFICGESTALMASLEGKIGEPRGKHIHTVEKGLWNRPSNLNNVETWANVPLIINNGGAWYASIGTERSKGTKIFSLVGKINNTGLVEVAMGTPLRTIIEDIGGGIPGGRKFKAVQTGGPSGGCVPERLIDLPVDFERLKEAGSMMGSGGMIVMDEATCMVDVARYFLNFLVEESCGKCIPCRVGVKRMHELVVDMCEGRGTPEHLTKLEELCHAIEETALCGLGKSAPNPVLSTLRYFRDEYEAHVYDKKCSAKICKPLIQYIIDMDKCTGCGACRRRCPENAIIGVNKECHVIDEELCVRCGICIETCKFKAIYIE encoded by the coding sequence ATGAAGCGGCTCACAAGCATTCAAGATCTGGACGCGTTGCGGCAGCAGATCCTGGAAAAGCGCAAGCACATTCGTAAGCGGATTCGCGTGTGCAATGGCACGGGGTGTCATTCTCAAGGAAGCCAGAAACTGGTGGACGCCTTTGAGAAGGTTCTCTCAGAGAAGGGACTGACGCGCGAATACATGGTGGTTCCCACCGGGTGCAACGGCTTTTGTGCCGCGGGACCCATTGTGGTCATTGAACCTGAAGAGGTTTTTTACCAGAAGGTCAAGGCCGATCGGGTTTTGGAGATCGTCGAACGCAGTGTTCTTGGCGGCGAGGTCATCGAAGACCTTCTGTACGTGGATCCCACGACGGGAAACCGTATCGTTCACGAATACGAAATTCCTTTTTTTGCCAAGCAGCAACGAATCGTCTTCAAGGATACCGGAAGCAATTTCACACGGGACATTGAGGACTACATCTCTCGGGGCGGCTATTCCGCCTTGGCCAAGGCGCTCTCTTCCATGACCCCGGAACAGGTCATCGAGGAGGTGAAAATTTCCGGTTTGCGCGGTCGAGGTGGCGGAGGCTTTCCTACGGGAGTGAAATGGGAATCATGTCGTCGAGCTCATGGAGACATTAAGTACGTGATGTGCAACGCCGACGAAGGCGACCCTGGCGCTTACATGGACCGTTCCCTTCTCGAAGGCAATCCCCACCAGGTGCTGGAAGGTATGATCATTGGGGGTTACGCCATCGGAGCCAGGGAAGGCTACATCTACGTTCGGTTTGAATATCCCATGGCCGTGGAGAATGCCATTTGGGCCATTCAACAGGCCAAGGAATACGGCCTTTTAGGCGAAAATATTTTGGGGACCGATTTCAGCCTGGACATTCACGTGAACCGAGGGGCCGGAGCCTTCATCTGCGGTGAATCGACGGCGCTCATGGCTTCCTTGGAAGGAAAGATCGGGGAGCCTCGAGGCAAACACATTCACACCGTCGAAAAGGGTCTGTGGAATCGCCCGAGCAACCTCAACAACGTGGAAACGTGGGCCAATGTACCTCTTATCATCAACAATGGTGGGGCCTGGTACGCTTCCATCGGCACAGAGCGCAGCAAAGGAACGAAGATTTTTTCTTTGGTGGGAAAGATCAACAACACGGGCCTTGTGGAAGTGGCCATGGGGACGCCGCTGCGTACCATTATCGAAGACATCGGGGGGGGCATTCCAGGGGGTCGAAAGTTCAAAGCCGTTCAGACGGGGGGGCCCTCGGGAGGCTGTGTGCCGGAGCGACTCATCGATCTTCCCGTCGATTTCGAAAGGCTCAAGGAAGCCGGTTCCATGATGGGCTCCGGCGGCATGATCGTCATGGATGAAGCCACGTGTATGGTCGATGTGGCCCGATACTTTTTGAACTTCCTTGTGGAGGAATCGTGCGGCAAGTGCATTCCGTGCCGTGTGGGTGTGAAGCGCATGCATGAGCTCGTCGTGGATATGTGCGAGGGGCGTGGGACTCCGGAACACCTGACCAAACTGGAAGAACTCTGCCATGCTATTGAAGAAACAGCCTTGTGCGGCCTTGGCAAAAGCGCTCCCAATCCGGTGCTCAGCACGCTGAGATATTTTCGCGACGAATACGAAGCCCACGTTTATGACAAAAAATGTTCGGCCAAGATCTGCAAGCCTTTGATTCAATATATCATCGATATGGACAAATGCACCGGATGTGGAGCTTGCCGACGTCGGTGTCCGGAAAACGCCATTATTGGCGTCAATAAGGAATGCCACGTGATTGATGAGGAACTGTGCGTTCGGTGCGGAATCTGCATTGAAACCTGCAAGTTCAAGGCGATCTACATCGAATAA
- a CDS encoding NADH-quinone oxidoreductase subunit C, with protein MAAKDEAVRRLRELLGETALKEDPDFRAGISWTVSCAKESLVPVMKIFNECGFYMESLTGLDFQDTLELVYHMNTYEPRSRMAVRLLCPHDGEVPSVTGLFDSALWQEREAWEFFGVRFSGHPDLRRLLLPEDADFYPLRKNFGKVHAYRKREEVYG; from the coding sequence ATGGCGGCAAAAGACGAAGCGGTGCGGCGCCTTCGAGAACTTCTGGGGGAAACGGCCCTCAAGGAGGATCCCGATTTTCGAGCGGGCATTTCCTGGACCGTGTCATGTGCCAAGGAATCCCTCGTTCCGGTCATGAAGATTTTCAACGAATGCGGCTTTTATATGGAATCTTTGACCGGGTTGGATTTTCAGGACACTTTGGAGCTGGTTTACCACATGAACACTTACGAGCCGAGGTCCCGCATGGCGGTTAGGCTTTTGTGCCCGCATGACGGTGAAGTCCCTTCGGTGACGGGGCTTTTTGATTCGGCGTTGTGGCAGGAACGCGAAGCCTGGGAATTTTTCGGTGTGCGCTTCAGCGGCCACCCGGACCTCAGGCGGCTTCTGCTTCCGGAAGACGCGGACTTTTATCCGCTTCGCAAGAATTTCGGCAAGGTTCACGCTTACCGTAAACGGGAAGAGGTTTATGGCTGA
- the nuoK gene encoding NADH-quinone oxidoreductase subunit NuoK, translating into MNSLSVYLIVAAALFSLGLFGVLMRRNLIGMLISIELMLNGANLNFMAFNRFLAPEPAVGQIVALFVMGIAAAEAAIGLSIILALFRRLRSINIERAQRLRG; encoded by the coding sequence GTGAATTCGCTCAGCGTCTATTTAATCGTCGCGGCGGCGCTTTTCAGCCTGGGACTCTTCGGAGTGCTCATGCGCCGAAACCTCATCGGCATGTTGATTTCCATCGAACTCATGCTCAACGGCGCAAACCTTAATTTTATGGCCTTTAACCGCTTCCTGGCACCGGAGCCGGCTGTGGGGCAGATCGTGGCCCTGTTTGTCATGGGCATCGCGGCGGCGGAAGCGGCCATCGGCTTAAGCATTATCTTGGCGCTTTTCCGCAGGCTGCGCTCCATCAATATCGAGCGGGCCCAGCGGCTGCGCGGCTGA
- a CDS encoding NADH-quinone oxidoreductase subunit D, whose product MAEQFPQPVQQQLYSLNLGPQHPSTHGVLRVLLTLDGEYILEADPIIGYGHRGHEKMGENRTYLQFMPNSSRMDYLSGLLYNHGFCLAVEKLAGIEPPERAKYIRVICAELNRISSHLLWFGTFLMDLGAFTPFLYCFDDRENILDILDRVSGSRLTYSYCRFGGVARDVDEVFIDQTRAFIKRLRSRWPDYHNLVSKNVIFIHRVRDVGIIDKDLARRFGVTGPNLRAAGIPFDMRKVEPYEVYDRFDFEIPTGTKGDALDRYRVRLEEMEQSCRIIEQALDQLPDGPYRQERVRLKVTPPRGEVYFAFESARGQTAYYLVSDGSAYPYRVHVRVPSFGNLHCLTAVLKETLVADAIAILGSIDIVVPEIDR is encoded by the coding sequence ATGGCTGAACAGTTTCCTCAACCGGTCCAGCAGCAGCTCTACAGTCTGAACCTGGGGCCTCAGCACCCGAGCACGCACGGGGTCTTGCGGGTGCTTCTTACCCTGGATGGGGAATACATTCTGGAGGCGGATCCTATCATCGGCTATGGGCATCGAGGCCATGAAAAGATGGGAGAAAACCGCACCTATCTTCAATTCATGCCCAACTCCAGCCGCATGGACTACCTTTCGGGGCTGCTCTACAACCACGGCTTTTGTCTTGCCGTAGAAAAGCTGGCGGGGATCGAGCCTCCGGAACGGGCCAAGTACATTCGGGTGATCTGTGCCGAACTGAACCGCATTTCCAGTCATCTTTTGTGGTTCGGCACCTTTCTTATGGACTTGGGTGCCTTCACGCCGTTTCTCTATTGTTTCGACGACCGCGAAAACATTCTGGACATTTTGGACCGAGTCAGTGGTTCTCGCTTGACGTACAGTTACTGCCGGTTCGGTGGAGTGGCCCGCGACGTGGATGAGGTGTTCATCGATCAGACGCGGGCTTTTATTAAGAGACTGCGAAGCCGGTGGCCGGATTATCACAACCTGGTGAGCAAAAACGTCATTTTTATTCACCGTGTTCGGGATGTGGGCATTATCGACAAGGATCTCGCCCGTCGTTTCGGTGTCACCGGTCCCAACCTTCGAGCGGCCGGGATCCCTTTTGACATGCGCAAGGTGGAACCCTACGAAGTCTACGACAGGTTTGACTTTGAAATCCCTACGGGAACCAAAGGGGACGCTCTGGATCGGTATCGCGTGCGGCTGGAAGAAATGGAACAGAGCTGCCGTATCATTGAGCAGGCTTTGGACCAACTTCCGGACGGACCCTATCGTCAGGAACGTGTTCGACTGAAAGTCACACCGCCTCGAGGTGAGGTGTATTTTGCCTTTGAAAGTGCCCGTGGCCAGACGGCTTATTATCTGGTAAGCGATGGCAGCGCTTATCCCTATCGGGTGCATGTGCGAGTGCCCAGTTTTGGAAACCTTCATTGCTTGACCGCGGTTTTAAAGGAAACCCTTGTGGCCGATGCCATCGCCATTTTGGGTAGTATCGACATTGTGGTCCCGGAAATTGATCGTTGA
- a CDS encoding NADH-quinone oxidoreductase subunit J, which produces MSGSFVVESLAQAVFWVVVGLVFGGAALAVFPRNIVYNVLGLILCLTGVAALFLYLGSFFLALMQLLIYVGAICIAIVFAIMLSRPLHLEVPKRRMPKLAAGIGAASIFFVAVSAVAWKTAWKPAAERGADWSVATIGHLLLTRYALVFEIISLVLLVAIIGAIVTTGFSRRLSS; this is translated from the coding sequence ATGAGCGGAAGCTTCGTCGTTGAGAGCTTAGCCCAAGCCGTCTTTTGGGTGGTCGTGGGTCTTGTCTTTGGAGGGGCCGCTCTGGCGGTTTTTCCTCGAAACATTGTCTACAATGTTTTGGGCCTCATTTTATGCTTAACGGGTGTGGCTGCGCTTTTTCTCTATTTGGGCAGTTTCTTCCTCGCTTTGATGCAGCTTCTGATCTACGTGGGGGCCATCTGTATCGCCATCGTTTTTGCCATTATGCTTTCACGCCCCCTGCATCTGGAAGTGCCCAAGAGACGCATGCCCAAATTGGCAGCTGGCATCGGAGCCGCTTCCATCTTTTTTGTGGCCGTCAGCGCCGTGGCTTGGAAAACGGCGTGGAAACCGGCGGCGGAACGTGGAGCCGACTGGTCCGTCGCCACCATCGGCCATCTGCTGTTGACGCGTTATGCCCTGGTTTTTGAAATCATCTCCCTGGTATTGCTGGTGGCCATCATTGGCGCCATTGTGACCACAGGATTCAGCCGGAGGTTGTCTTCGTGA
- a CDS encoding NADH-quinone oxidoreductase subunit L has protein sequence MMWLPHDPILTAALACATLPFLSMAVILIFTRAYPKVSCAISVSAITVCLGSALYLLLTLRHAPAPVDYQWAWIISSDMVIPFGFLLDRLSLLMLTIVAVISFLVQVYSIGYMHGDPGFSRYYAFQSLFAWAMMTMVIAPGMLQLYIFWELVGLASYLLIGYYYEKWSASQAGKKAFVMTRLGDIGFFLGIIAVLLGFGDLGILNMNAAAQAGDIHPQVVTLAALLIFCGVIGKSAQFPLLTWLPDAMEGPTPVSALLHSATMVAAGVYLMSRIFPFFAASPDAMAVALVIGTITTLLASTMAFVTYDIKQVWAYSTVSQLGFMVMSLAAGGYFAGVFHLTTHAGFKALLFLCSGIFIHEYHTNDMREIGRGGGRKLVIPMVCMTVGALALAGIFPFSGFFSKEAILGVLAGYPNKIFLAAGLLGALMTAYYSFRLIFFILFPRQTFEEASHHEGHGGGHGHANDHGGGHHGHVFWAMAWPCMILAAITLVLGFFQNELQAYLIGHDAVSHAHEAAEHGGHGLSHYMLLITAVTLAVGGVFFAYLEFGWKKATQEGFLRRFPAVENLFANRWYMDHFYRKALDLLVYCGFTNIFTRNDRRVIDGGIDGICRFTVGGGRAVSFLQSGMLQYNLVLMVAAVGVLVLVFAL, from the coding sequence ATGATGTGGCTACCGCATGATCCGATTCTGACCGCGGCTTTGGCCTGTGCCACCTTACCGTTTTTGTCCATGGCGGTGATTCTGATTTTCACTCGAGCCTACCCAAAGGTTTCGTGTGCCATTTCGGTGAGCGCCATCACGGTGTGTTTAGGCAGCGCCCTGTATCTGCTGCTCACCTTGCGTCACGCACCGGCGCCCGTGGATTACCAATGGGCATGGATCATTTCCAGCGATATGGTCATTCCCTTTGGGTTCCTTCTGGATCGCCTCAGTCTTCTCATGTTGACCATTGTGGCGGTGATCAGCTTCCTGGTGCAGGTGTACTCCATCGGCTACATGCACGGGGATCCGGGTTTCAGCCGGTACTATGCTTTTCAATCGCTCTTTGCCTGGGCCATGATGACCATGGTCATCGCTCCAGGCATGCTGCAGCTCTACATCTTCTGGGAATTGGTGGGGCTCGCCTCCTACTTGTTGATTGGGTACTACTACGAAAAATGGAGCGCGTCGCAGGCCGGCAAAAAGGCCTTTGTCATGACCCGACTCGGAGACATCGGCTTTTTCCTGGGCATTATCGCGGTCCTTTTGGGGTTTGGGGATCTGGGTATTCTGAACATGAACGCCGCGGCTCAGGCGGGGGACATTCATCCTCAGGTGGTCACTTTGGCAGCGCTGTTGATCTTTTGCGGTGTCATCGGAAAAAGCGCACAGTTTCCGCTCTTGACCTGGTTGCCGGATGCCATGGAAGGCCCAACTCCGGTCAGTGCGCTGCTCCATTCGGCCACCATGGTTGCCGCCGGTGTGTATCTCATGAGTCGCATTTTTCCGTTCTTTGCCGCATCCCCTGATGCCATGGCAGTGGCCTTGGTTATCGGTACCATCACGACGCTTTTGGCATCCACCATGGCATTTGTCACCTACGATATCAAACAGGTGTGGGCTTATTCCACAGTCAGCCAGTTAGGGTTCATGGTCATGAGCCTGGCGGCCGGCGGCTATTTTGCCGGTGTCTTTCACCTGACGACCCACGCCGGTTTTAAGGCTCTATTGTTCCTCTGCTCGGGTATATTTATCCATGAATACCACACCAACGACATGCGGGAAATCGGCCGTGGAGGTGGCCGCAAGCTGGTCATTCCCATGGTCTGCATGACCGTTGGGGCTCTGGCTTTGGCGGGTATTTTTCCTTTCTCAGGATTTTTCAGCAAGGAAGCCATCCTTGGCGTGCTTGCAGGCTATCCCAACAAAATCTTTTTGGCAGCCGGCCTCCTTGGGGCTTTGATGACCGCCTATTACAGTTTTCGCCTGATTTTCTTCATCCTTTTTCCGCGACAGACTTTTGAAGAGGCTTCGCACCATGAAGGGCATGGCGGTGGCCACGGGCATGCCAACGATCATGGAGGCGGGCATCATGGGCATGTTTTTTGGGCTATGGCCTGGCCGTGCATGATTTTAGCCGCCATCACACTGGTTTTGGGCTTTTTCCAAAACGAACTTCAGGCCTATCTCATAGGTCACGACGCGGTCTCCCATGCTCATGAAGCCGCGGAACACGGCGGTCACGGCCTGAGTCATTACATGCTTCTCATCACGGCGGTGACTCTGGCTGTAGGTGGCGTGTTTTTCGCCTACTTGGAATTCGGCTGGAAAAAGGCCACTCAAGAGGGGTTCTTGCGTAGATTTCCGGCCGTGGAAAACCTTTTCGCCAATCGTTGGTACATGGACCATTTTTACCGCAAGGCCTTGGATCTTTTGGTGTACTGCGGTTTCACCAACATCTTTACGCGAAACGATCGTCGCGTCATTGATGGGGGCATTGACGGTATTTGCCGCTTTACGGTCGGAGGTGGCCGTGCAGTGAGTTTCCTTCAGTCAGGGATGCTTCAATACAACTTGGTGCTCATGGTGGCCGCCGTGGGTGTCCTGGTCTTGGTGTTTGCCTTGTAA
- the nuoB gene encoding NADH-quinone oxidoreductase subunit NuoB — MENQRGEPVIQFALLDDLLNLARANSLWPMTFGLACCAIEMMAAGASRFDLDRFGAGVFRPSPRQSDVMIVAGTISKKMAPAIQMLWDQMPNPKWCIAMGNCAISGGPFEYDGQYAIVPGADLIVPVDIHVPGCPPRPEGLIQGILALEDKITKGEKRNLLRRFRRLEKVS, encoded by the coding sequence GTGGAAAACCAAAGAGGAGAGCCGGTAATCCAGTTCGCCCTGCTGGACGACCTTCTTAATCTGGCGCGGGCCAATTCTCTTTGGCCCATGACCTTCGGGTTGGCATGCTGTGCCATTGAAATGATGGCGGCGGGGGCGTCTCGGTTTGACTTGGACCGATTCGGTGCGGGTGTGTTCCGGCCGTCGCCGCGTCAATCGGATGTGATGATCGTGGCGGGGACGATTTCCAAGAAGATGGCGCCGGCCATCCAGATGCTTTGGGATCAGATGCCGAATCCCAAATGGTGTATTGCCATGGGGAACTGTGCCATTTCCGGAGGTCCCTTTGAATACGACGGTCAGTACGCCATTGTGCCCGGAGCGGACCTCATTGTGCCGGTAGACATTCACGTTCCGGGGTGCCCGCCCAGACCCGAAGGGCTTATTCAGGGCATTCTGGCTTTGGAAGACAAGATCACCAAAGGGGAAAAGCGCAATCTGTTGCGCCGTTTTCGACGATTGGAAAAGGTGAGTTGA
- a CDS encoding NADH-quinone oxidoreductase subunit M has protein sequence MLMTAMEFAQFPILSAILFSTLLALVVILFIPDDRPTLVKQVSLGFAAVGLVLSLYLYVAFDPQKSGLQFVERVLWVKSLGIYYFLAADGINVPMILLTAVVLFTGVLTMWELDKRVKEYFALTYLLVAGVYGVFMSMDLFFIFVWYDVSLFPMYPLIAIWGSTRKEYGAMKLTLYLLAGSAFILPGILYLWAVAGGTTFDLFELQRLGFDVQVQRIAFVLLYLGFGILAGVWPFHTWSPVGHVAAPTAVSMIHAGVLMKLGAYGILRVGMTLCPEGLVYWADLMALLATIGIVYGAFVGLAQTDLKYVIGYSSVSHMGIVGLGLATMTVDGINGAVFQMFSHGIMTALFFSAVGYIYDKTHTKMIPELGGLSKTMPKASAFFILAAFCGIGVPCMSSFWAELLVFISAVKTYPVRGILAVSGLVVSALFMLRVVQKTFYGDKNPKWEYIPDVPLFLASPRIILVGILIFFGLFPRLILDVIQSAVIPFVNSL, from the coding sequence ATGCTTATGACAGCTATGGAATTTGCGCAGTTTCCGATTCTGTCGGCGATCCTCTTTTCCACGCTGCTGGCGCTTGTGGTCATCCTGTTCATTCCCGATGACCGCCCCACGTTGGTCAAGCAGGTAAGTTTAGGATTTGCCGCCGTAGGACTGGTGCTCAGCCTGTATCTCTATGTGGCCTTCGACCCTCAAAAAAGCGGGTTGCAGTTCGTGGAACGGGTTCTGTGGGTCAAGAGCCTGGGGATTTACTATTTCTTGGCGGCGGACGGCATCAATGTGCCCATGATCTTGCTCACGGCTGTGGTGCTCTTTACCGGCGTTCTGACCATGTGGGAGTTGGACAAACGCGTCAAGGAGTACTTCGCTCTCACCTACTTGCTGGTGGCCGGGGTCTACGGCGTCTTCATGAGCATGGACCTCTTCTTCATCTTCGTCTGGTACGACGTTTCGCTCTTTCCCATGTACCCGCTGATTGCCATCTGGGGCAGTACCCGCAAGGAATACGGAGCCATGAAGCTGACTCTGTACCTCCTTGCAGGAAGCGCTTTCATTCTTCCCGGGATCCTCTATCTATGGGCCGTGGCCGGCGGCACGACTTTCGACCTCTTTGAACTTCAAAGACTCGGCTTTGATGTCCAGGTGCAGCGCATCGCCTTTGTCCTGCTCTATCTCGGTTTCGGTATTCTAGCGGGTGTGTGGCCGTTCCATACATGGTCTCCGGTGGGCCATGTGGCGGCTCCCACGGCGGTGAGCATGATCCACGCCGGGGTTCTCATGAAGTTGGGGGCCTACGGTATTTTGCGCGTGGGCATGACCCTGTGTCCTGAAGGGTTGGTGTACTGGGCGGATCTCATGGCGCTGCTGGCCACCATCGGCATCGTTTATGGAGCCTTTGTAGGCTTGGCTCAGACCGACCTGAAATATGTGATCGGGTATTCCAGTGTGTCCCACATGGGCATCGTGGGGCTCGGACTGGCCACCATGACCGTCGATGGGATCAATGGGGCCGTTTTTCAAATGTTTTCCCACGGCATTATGACCGCTCTCTTCTTCTCCGCCGTGGGCTACATCTACGACAAGACGCACACCAAGATGATCCCTGAGCTGGGTGGGTTGTCAAAGACCATGCCGAAGGCTTCGGCCTTTTTCATCTTGGCGGCCTTTTGCGGTATCGGAGTTCCCTGCATGAGCAGCTTCTGGGCGGAGCTTTTGGTGTTCATTTCCGCCGTGAAGACATATCCCGTGCGAGGTATTTTGGCGGTTTCCGGACTCGTGGTCAGCGCTCTCTTTATGCTTCGGGTGGTGCAAAAGACCTTCTACGGGGACAAAAACCCCAAGTGGGAATACATCCCCGATGTGCCACTCTTTTTGGCATCTCCGCGCATCATTTTGGTGGGCATTCTGATTTTCTTCGGCCTGTTCCCAAGGCTCATTCTGGACGTGATTCAAAGTGCCGTGATTCCTTTTGTGAACAGCCTGTAG
- a CDS encoding NADH-quinone oxidoreductase subunit I, with protein MGYWKDIVLGGWSLIEGMKVTGRALFKPVVTVQYPRRHLEMSPAYRGHIELKVFPETGTHGCIACGTCQRVCPSHVIKVQGVKAHARSGKIATHYVIDYTRCSLCGLCVESCPTQTLKFSTEYELASDSRWDGVVDLVLRMEESRS; from the coding sequence ATGGGATACTGGAAAGACATCGTGCTGGGAGGCTGGAGCCTCATCGAAGGGATGAAGGTCACGGGCCGAGCCTTGTTCAAGCCCGTGGTCACGGTGCAGTACCCTCGAAGGCACCTGGAGATGTCCCCGGCCTACCGTGGGCATATCGAATTGAAAGTTTTTCCGGAAACGGGAACCCACGGCTGTATTGCCTGTGGAACATGCCAGAGGGTATGCCCGTCACACGTGATCAAGGTCCAGGGGGTGAAAGCGCATGCCCGCAGCGGCAAAATCGCCACCCATTACGTGATTGACTACACGCGCTGCAGCCTGTGCGGGCTATGTGTGGAAAGCTGCCCCACCCAGACCCTTAAGTTTTCTACGGAGTATGAGCTTGCGAGTGATTCCCGGTGGGACGGCGTGGTGGACTTGGTCCTGAGGATGGAGGAAAGCCGATCATGA
- a CDS encoding NADH-quinone oxidoreductase subunit A, translating to MVPKALLGDFLAIAFYLLVGVVFAVIPIIISHLIVPRSKGPRRDETYESGMETIGSAWIQFTAAYYIYALIFLAFDVDVLYLFPVTLAYGQYAFRDFVEVVIFLGILSLAIVYAWRKGVFEWKTKEESR from the coding sequence ATGGTACCGAAAGCCCTGCTTGGAGATTTTCTGGCCATCGCCTTTTATCTACTGGTCGGGGTGGTGTTCGCGGTTATTCCGATCATCATCTCCCACCTCATCGTGCCGCGCAGCAAGGGACCTCGCCGTGACGAGACCTATGAAAGCGGTATGGAAACCATTGGAAGTGCCTGGATTCAGTTCACAGCAGCCTATTACATCTACGCACTCATTTTCTTGGCTTTTGACGTGGATGTTCTCTACCTCTTTCCGGTGACTTTGGCCTACGGCCAGTATGCTTTTCGGGATTTCGTCGAAGTGGTGATCTTTTTGGGCATTTTGTCTCTGGCGATTGTCTACGCGTGGCGAAAAGGAGTGTTTGAGTGGAAAACCAAAGAGGAGAGCCGGTAA
- the nuoH gene encoding NADH-quinone oxidoreductase subunit NuoH — protein MMEAAATSGAYWLRLIIGLVVVLIFSQLNALFLVWLERKVAGHIQVRLGPMEVGPHGLLQTIVDGIKLVGKELITPARADRKLFVIAPVLVFMPVLVAFLVLPFGPDLIIRDMNVGLLLIFAFSTFSVLAILVGGWASNNKYALLGAIRSVAQAVAYEIPLLLSVMSVVIMVNSFRFSELVMAQQRVWFVFLQPVAALIYFICATAETNRAPFDIPEAESELVAGFHTEYSGMRFGLFFLAEYTNMFIVCAVATSLFFGGWHGPFGFSFKIPGVVWFLAKTYVLLFVLMWFRWTFPRVRFDQLMNFSWKVLIPLSMLNLVITALVLKFV, from the coding sequence ATGATGGAAGCCGCCGCAACTTCGGGTGCCTACTGGCTGAGACTCATTATCGGTCTGGTCGTCGTGCTGATTTTCAGCCAGCTCAATGCCCTCTTTCTCGTCTGGCTGGAACGGAAAGTGGCCGGTCATATTCAGGTTCGGTTGGGTCCCATGGAAGTGGGCCCACACGGTTTGCTTCAAACCATCGTGGACGGCATCAAGCTGGTGGGCAAAGAGCTGATCACGCCGGCGCGGGCGGACCGAAAACTCTTTGTCATCGCGCCGGTGTTGGTTTTCATGCCGGTACTGGTGGCCTTTCTTGTTCTTCCTTTTGGGCCGGACCTCATCATTCGCGACATGAATGTGGGATTGCTGCTCATCTTTGCCTTTTCCACCTTCAGTGTTCTGGCGATTCTCGTCGGGGGCTGGGCTTCCAACAATAAGTATGCCCTTTTGGGAGCCATTCGTTCGGTGGCGCAGGCTGTGGCCTATGAGATTCCATTGCTGCTGTCGGTCATGAGTGTGGTGATCATGGTCAATTCTTTTCGATTCAGCGAATTGGTCATGGCACAACAACGTGTATGGTTCGTGTTCTTACAGCCGGTAGCGGCCCTTATTTACTTTATCTGCGCCACAGCCGAAACCAACCGTGCACCCTTTGACATTCCCGAAGCGGAATCGGAGCTGGTGGCCGGGTTTCATACGGAATACAGCGGCATGCGTTTCGGACTCTTTTTCCTTGCTGAATACACCAACATGTTCATCGTGTGCGCCGTAGCCACAAGCCTCTTTTTCGGTGGGTGGCATGGGCCCTTTGGGTTCAGTTTCAAGATTCCCGGAGTGGTCTGGTTCCTGGCGAAGACCTACGTGCTTCTCTTTGTGCTCATGTGGTTTCGATGGACTTTTCCACGCGTTCGATTTGATCAGCTCATGAACTTTTCCTGGAAAGTGCTCATTCCCCTCAGCATGCTCAATTTGGTGATAACAGCCTTGGTGCTCAAGTTTGTCTAA